A single window of Pseudophryne corroboree isolate aPseCor3 chromosome 5, aPseCor3.hap2, whole genome shotgun sequence DNA harbors:
- the MOS gene encoding proto-oncogene serine/threonine-protein kinase mos — protein sequence MPSPIPVDRFLPRDLSPSIDLRPCSSPLELSSNKPGGLPSPCTRRPAGSRLPPRLAWCSIDWEQVRVLEPLGSGGFGSVYRATYRGQTVALKKVKRCSKNRLASRQSFWAELNAARLRHPHVVRVLAASASCPGDPGSPGTIIMEYAGSSTLHRRIYGRGPPLGRDCCLRYACHVADGLCFLHRGGVAHLDLKPANVLLAPGDLCKIGDFGCSQRLRAGEEGEDPGYTQLRHLGGTYTHRAPELLRGEPVTVKADIYSFAVTLWQMVTRELPYTGDRQCVLYAVVAYDLRPEIGEEFLSTEAGRAATDIVQSCWAARPEERPSAEELLERLHAVEGSAGPHSPPVKLLDG from the coding sequence ATGCCTTCCCCAATCCCCGTGGATCGCTTCCTGCCCCGGGACCTGTCGCCGTCCATAGACCTGCGCCCCTGCAGCAGTCCCTTAGAGCTGAGCAGCAATAAACCAGGGGGTCTCCCCAGCCCCTGCACCCGCCGCCCGGCGGGATCCCGACTCCCACCCCGTCTGGCCTGGTGCAGCATCGATTGGGAGCAGGTGCGGGTGCTGGAGCCGCTGGGGTCCGGGGGCTTCGGCTCCGTCTACCGGGCCACCTACCGAGGTCAGACGGTGGCGCTGAAGAAGGTGAAGCGCTGCAGCAAGAACCGGCTGGCCTCCCGGCAGAGCTTCTGGGCCGAGCTGAATGCCGCTCGCCTCCGTCACCCGCATGTGGTGCGCGTCCTGGCCGCCAGCGCCTCCTGCCCCGGGGACCCTGGCAGCCCCGGCACCATCATCATGGAGTACGCGGGCAGCAGCACCCTGCACCGCCGCATCTACGGCCGCGGCCCCCCGCTCGGGAGAGACTGCTGCCTGCGCTATGCGTGCCACGTCGCGGACGGACTGTGCTTCCTGCACCGGGGCGGGGTGGCTCACCTGGACCTCAAGCCGGCCAACGTGCTGCTGGCCCCGGGAGACCTGTGTAAGATCGGAGACTTCGGCTGCTCGCAGCGGCTGCGGGCCGGAGAGGAAGGCGAGGACCCCGGCTACACCCAGCTGCGGCACCTGGGGGGCACCTACACCCACCGGGCGCCCGAGCTCCTCCGCGGGGAGCCGGTCACCGTCAAAGCGGACATCTACTCTTTTGCCGTCACCCTGTGGCAGATGGTGACCCGGGAGCTGCCGTACACCGGGGACCGCCAGTGCGTGCTGTATGCGGTGGTCGCCTATGACCTGCGCCCGGAGATCGGAGAGGAGTTCCTCAGCACGGAGGCCGGCAGGGCGGCCACGGACATAGTGCAGAGCTGCTGGGCGGCCCGGCCCGAGGAAAGACCCAGTGCCGAGGAGCTGCTGGAGAGGCTGCACGCTGTGGAGGGGTCTGCCGGGCCACACAGCCCGCCTGTGAAATTGCTGGACGGGTGA